One genomic window of Arthrobacter caoxuetaonis includes the following:
- the phnC gene encoding phosphonate ABC transporter ATP-binding protein has protein sequence MSTAHPTQDSGQPAVTNGSPTASSLLLQDLGMSFGAKTVLKGINLDVKPGQFVALVGPSGAGKSTLLRLINGSHRPTEGTVNVLGVNPGTCGRKNLQKLRTQVGFVFQQFGLVGRLSAMENVLMGALGSLRMPRYGISTYPAALREKAVSNLERVGLADHRFQRCDTLSGGQQQRVAIARTLMQDARIVLADEPVASLDPGASLSVLNTLKKVSAEDGFTVVCSLHQVDLALQVSDRVVAVRDGSLILDTPTRETSEASLRGIYEKAKGAGS, from the coding sequence ATGAGCACCGCCCATCCAACCCAAGACTCAGGACAGCCAGCTGTGACAAACGGTTCGCCCACGGCATCCAGCCTGCTCCTGCAGGACCTTGGAATGAGCTTTGGAGCCAAAACAGTGCTCAAGGGCATAAACCTGGACGTGAAGCCTGGACAGTTCGTGGCCCTCGTGGGGCCCTCCGGTGCCGGCAAATCAACGCTGCTGCGCTTGATTAATGGAAGCCATAGACCGACCGAAGGAACCGTGAATGTTCTCGGCGTGAATCCTGGAACGTGCGGGCGCAAGAATCTGCAGAAGCTGCGGACACAGGTGGGGTTTGTTTTCCAGCAATTTGGCCTGGTAGGGCGCCTCAGTGCAATGGAGAACGTGCTGATGGGTGCCCTCGGATCATTGAGGATGCCCAGGTACGGCATCTCCACATATCCAGCAGCACTGAGGGAGAAGGCTGTTTCGAACCTGGAAAGGGTTGGGTTGGCGGATCATCGTTTCCAGCGGTGCGACACCCTTTCGGGTGGCCAGCAGCAGCGGGTTGCGATCGCTCGGACGCTTATGCAGGATGCCCGAATCGTCCTGGCCGATGAACCAGTGGCGTCGTTGGATCCCGGTGCTTCTCTCTCTGTCCTGAACACCTTGAAGAAAGTAAGCGCTGAGGACGGGTTTACTGTCGTCTGTTCCCTGCACCAGGTGGACCTGGCTCTCCAGGTATCTGACCGGGTGGTCGCAGTCCGAGACGGGTCACTGATCCTGGATACTCCCACGAGGGAGACGTCGGAAGCCTCACTCCGGGGAATATACGAAAAGGCGAAGGGCGCCGGTTCATGA